A region from the Manihot esculenta cultivar AM560-2 chromosome 13, M.esculenta_v8, whole genome shotgun sequence genome encodes:
- the LOC110630077 gene encoding histone-lysine N-methyltransferase CLF isoform X2 translates to MASKSSPAASASRSDPPKDSQELVAKPQETSLSMKEVLSVIDSLKKQVAATRCVSIKKRMEENKQKLMGVTNHLYMLSKERRSNWINITDSSVDLLTKRQRDALGMHSGIDANNGDKDSHSSQEDGHASTAVLLGSSIPVKNAVRPIKLPEVKRLPPYTTWIFLDRNQRMTEDQSVVGRRRIYYDQNGGEALICSDSEEEIIEDEEEKRDFVDSEDFILRMTAKEVGLSDIVLESLAQCLSRSPSEIKARYEVLTKDETAVWDPKNGDGDAQTVNSFLDKDLEAALDSFDNLFCRRCLVFDCRLHGCSQDLVFPAEKQHQLNHPDEENVSCGPHCYKSVLKLERIDAVNSPECGDLGENSVHPSNGLGTQISSRKKSYAQSARRRVKISQSESASSNAKNVSESSDSEIGPQQDATSPSKSKLAGKVGSCHRNSKRVAERVLSCMRKRQKKTVASDSDSIASGGLLAGDMKLRSTSRKENEDASSSSHKNVRSPIVGRSRRKECIIQDSNNSVQGEGHDGPASEMITDPPASSSDDTLRKEEGIDENVCKKELIDNRSWKPFEKSLFEKGMEIFGRNRNLLNGLKTCWDVFQYMTGSENRLACQDGDAANSLGEGYSKFDFNGALGNNEVRRRSRFLRRRGRVRRLKYSWKSTAYHSIRKRITERKDQPCRQYNPCSCRTACGKQCTCLLNGTCCEKYCGCPKSCKNRFRGCHCAKSQCRSRQCPCFAADRECDPDVCRNCWVSCGDGTLGVPNQRGDNYECRNMKLLLKQQQRVLLGRSDVSGWGAFLKNSVGKHEYLGEYTGELISHREADKRGKIYDRENSSFLFNLNDQFVLDAYRKGDKLKFANHSPDPNCYAKVIMVAGDHRVGIFAKERISAGEELFYDYRYEPDRAPAWARKPEASGSKKEDGAHTSGRAKKVA, encoded by the exons ATGGCGTCGAAGTCTTCGCCGGCCGCTTCTGCCAGCAGATCGGACCCCCCCAAGGACTCGCAGGAACTG GTGGCAAAACCACAAGAAACATCTCTAAGCATGAAGGAGGTTTTATCAGTAATTGACTCTCTAAAGAAGCAAGTTGCAGCTACCCGGTGTGTTTCTATAAAG AAAAGAATGGAAGAGAATAAACAAAAGTTGATGGGCGTCACAAATCATCTTTATATGTTGtcgaaagaaagaagaagcaaCTGGATTAACATTACTGATAGTAGTGTAGATTTACTGACAAAGAGGCAAAGAGATGCATTGGGTATGCACAGTGGTATTGATGCAAATAATGGAGATAAGGATAGCCACAGTTCTCAAGAAGATGGTCATGCTTCTACCGCAGTTCTTCTAGGGTCCAGTATTCCAGTCAAGAATGCTGTTCGGCCTATTAAGCTCCCAGAAGTGAAGAGATTGCCCCCATATACTACATGGATTTTCTTGGATAG AAACCAAAGAATGACAGAGGATCAATCTGTGGTTGGACGAAGGAGAATATATTATGATCAAAATGGTGGTGAAGCACTTATTTGCAGTGACAGTGAGGAGGAAATAATTGAAGATGAAGAGGAAAAGAGAGATTTTGTAGATTCTGAAGATTTTATTCTTCG CATGACTGCCAAGGAAGTTGGTTTATCTGATATTGTATTGGAATCACTAGCACAATGTCTTTCTAGAAGCCCTTCTGAAATTAAG GCAAGATATGAAGTTCTTACAAAAGATGAGACAGCTGTTTGGGATCCAAAGAATGGAGATGGTGATGCACAAACAGTGAATTCTTTTCTTGATAAGGATCTTGAAGCTGCTTTGGACTCTTTTGACAATCTATTTTGTCGTCGATGTCTT GTCTTCGATTGCAGATTGCATGGATGCTCACAGGATCTTGTGTTTCCT GCTGAGAAACAACATCAATTGAACCATCCAGATGAGGAAAATGTATCATGTGGTCCTCACTGCTACAAATCG GTTTTAAAGTTGGAAAGAATTGATGCTGTAAATTCTCCCGAGTGTGGTGACCTTGGAGAAAATTCTGTTCATCCATCTAATGGATTGgggacacaaatttcctcaaggAAGAAATCTTATGCTCAATCTGCCAGGAGGAGGGTGAAAATCAGCCAAAGTGAAAGTGCTTCGTCGAACGCCAAAAATGTTTCAGAGAGCAGTGACTCAGAAATCGGACCTCAACAGGATGCCACTTCACCTTCCAAGTCTAAGCTAGCTGGAAAAGTTGGGAGTTGTCATAGGAACAGCAAGCGAGTAGCTGAACGTGTTCTAAGTTGCATGCGGAAAAGGCAGAAGAAAACCGTGGCTTCTGATTCTGATTCTATTGCTAGTGGAGGCCTTTTGGCTGGTGATATGAAACTTAGATCCACTTCACGCAAGGAAAATGAAGATGCTAGTTCATCTTCTCACAAGAATGTCAGATCTCCAATTGTTGGAAGGTCTAGGAGGAAAGAATGCATAATTCAAGACAGTAACAACTCAGTACAGGGTGAAGGTCATGATGGTCCTGCGAGTGAGATGATTACTGATCCACCAGCATCAAGCAGTGATGACACATTGAGGAAAGAAGAGGGCATAGATGAAAATGTATGTAAAAAAGAGTTGATTGACAACAGATCCTGGAAACCTTTTGAAAAAAGCCTATTTGAGAAAGGCATGGAGATTTTTGGGAGAAATAG GAACCTTTTAAATGGTTTAAAGACTTGTTGGGACGTTTTTCAATATATGACTGGCTCTGAAAATCGGCTGGCCTGCCAAGATGGTGATGCTGCAAATTCTCTTGGTGAAGGATATTCCAAGTTTGACTTCAATGGAGCATTG GGTAATAATGAAGTAAGAAGAAGATCAAGATTTTTACGCAGAAGAGGCAGAGTTCGCCGCTTGAAGTATTCTTGGAAGTCTACTGCTTACCATTCTATTCGGAAACGGATTACTGAGAGAAAAGATCAGCCTTGCCGACAGTATAATCCATGTAGTTGCCGAACTGCTTGTGGAAAGCAGTGCACATGTCTGTTGAATGGCACTTGCTGTGAGAAGTACTGTGG ATGTCCCAAGAGTTGCAAGAACCGATTTAGGGGTTGCCATTGTGCTAAAAGTCAATGTCGAAGTCGTCAATGTCCATGCTTTGCTGCAGACAGGGAATGTGATCCAGATGTTTGTAGGAATTGTTGGGTCAG TTGTGGTGACGGTACTCTTGGGGTTCCTAACCAGAGAGGTGATAATTATGAATGCAGGAATATGAAGCTTCTCCTCAAACAACAACAAAGG GTTTTACTTGGAAGATCTGATGTATCTGGTTGGGGAGCTTTCTTGAAG AATAGTGTTGGCAAGCACGAGTATCTAGGTGAATACACTGGAGAACTGATTTCACACAGGGAAGCAGATAAGCGTGGGAAGATATATGACCGTGAAAATTCATCATTTCTCTTTAACCTGAATGATCAG TTTGTTCTTGATGCTTACCGGAAGGGTGATAAATTGAAGTTTGCCAACCACTCACCAGATCCAAATTGCTATGCAAAG GTCATAATGGTTGCAGGGGATCACCGTGTTGGCATATTTGCAAAAGAACGAATTAGT
- the LOC110630077 gene encoding histone-lysine N-methyltransferase CLF isoform X1, translating to MASKSSPAASASRSDPPKDSQELVAKPQETSLSMKEVLSVIDSLKKQVAATRCVSIKKRMEENKQKLMGVTNHLYMLSKERRSNWINITDSSVDLLTKRQRDALGMHSGIDANNGDKDSHSSQEDGHASTAVLLGSSIPVKNAVRPIKLPEVKRLPPYTTWIFLDRNQRMTEDQSVVGRRRIYYDQNGGEALICSDSEEEIIEDEEEKRDFVDSEDFILRMTAKEVGLSDIVLESLAQCLSRSPSEIKARYEVLTKDETAVWDPKNGDGDAQTVNSFLDKDLEAALDSFDNLFCRRCLVFDCRLHGCSQDLVFPAEKQHQLNHPDEENVSCGPHCYKSVLKLERIDAVNSPECGDLGENSVHPSNGLGTQISSRKKSYAQSARRRVKISQSESASSNAKNVSESSDSEIGPQQDATSPSKSKLAGKVGSCHRNSKRVAERVLSCMRKRQKKTVASDSDSIASGGLLAGDMKLRSTSRKENEDASSSSHKNVRSPIVGRSRRKECIIQDSNNSVQGEGHDGPASEMITDPPASSSDDTLRKEEGIDENVCKKELIDNRSWKPFEKSLFEKGMEIFGRNSCLISRNLLNGLKTCWDVFQYMTGSENRLACQDGDAANSLGEGYSKFDFNGALGNNEVRRRSRFLRRRGRVRRLKYSWKSTAYHSIRKRITERKDQPCRQYNPCSCRTACGKQCTCLLNGTCCEKYCGCPKSCKNRFRGCHCAKSQCRSRQCPCFAADRECDPDVCRNCWVSCGDGTLGVPNQRGDNYECRNMKLLLKQQQRVLLGRSDVSGWGAFLKNSVGKHEYLGEYTGELISHREADKRGKIYDRENSSFLFNLNDQFVLDAYRKGDKLKFANHSPDPNCYAKVIMVAGDHRVGIFAKERISAGEELFYDYRYEPDRAPAWARKPEASGSKKEDGAHTSGRAKKVA from the exons ATGGCGTCGAAGTCTTCGCCGGCCGCTTCTGCCAGCAGATCGGACCCCCCCAAGGACTCGCAGGAACTG GTGGCAAAACCACAAGAAACATCTCTAAGCATGAAGGAGGTTTTATCAGTAATTGACTCTCTAAAGAAGCAAGTTGCAGCTACCCGGTGTGTTTCTATAAAG AAAAGAATGGAAGAGAATAAACAAAAGTTGATGGGCGTCACAAATCATCTTTATATGTTGtcgaaagaaagaagaagcaaCTGGATTAACATTACTGATAGTAGTGTAGATTTACTGACAAAGAGGCAAAGAGATGCATTGGGTATGCACAGTGGTATTGATGCAAATAATGGAGATAAGGATAGCCACAGTTCTCAAGAAGATGGTCATGCTTCTACCGCAGTTCTTCTAGGGTCCAGTATTCCAGTCAAGAATGCTGTTCGGCCTATTAAGCTCCCAGAAGTGAAGAGATTGCCCCCATATACTACATGGATTTTCTTGGATAG AAACCAAAGAATGACAGAGGATCAATCTGTGGTTGGACGAAGGAGAATATATTATGATCAAAATGGTGGTGAAGCACTTATTTGCAGTGACAGTGAGGAGGAAATAATTGAAGATGAAGAGGAAAAGAGAGATTTTGTAGATTCTGAAGATTTTATTCTTCG CATGACTGCCAAGGAAGTTGGTTTATCTGATATTGTATTGGAATCACTAGCACAATGTCTTTCTAGAAGCCCTTCTGAAATTAAG GCAAGATATGAAGTTCTTACAAAAGATGAGACAGCTGTTTGGGATCCAAAGAATGGAGATGGTGATGCACAAACAGTGAATTCTTTTCTTGATAAGGATCTTGAAGCTGCTTTGGACTCTTTTGACAATCTATTTTGTCGTCGATGTCTT GTCTTCGATTGCAGATTGCATGGATGCTCACAGGATCTTGTGTTTCCT GCTGAGAAACAACATCAATTGAACCATCCAGATGAGGAAAATGTATCATGTGGTCCTCACTGCTACAAATCG GTTTTAAAGTTGGAAAGAATTGATGCTGTAAATTCTCCCGAGTGTGGTGACCTTGGAGAAAATTCTGTTCATCCATCTAATGGATTGgggacacaaatttcctcaaggAAGAAATCTTATGCTCAATCTGCCAGGAGGAGGGTGAAAATCAGCCAAAGTGAAAGTGCTTCGTCGAACGCCAAAAATGTTTCAGAGAGCAGTGACTCAGAAATCGGACCTCAACAGGATGCCACTTCACCTTCCAAGTCTAAGCTAGCTGGAAAAGTTGGGAGTTGTCATAGGAACAGCAAGCGAGTAGCTGAACGTGTTCTAAGTTGCATGCGGAAAAGGCAGAAGAAAACCGTGGCTTCTGATTCTGATTCTATTGCTAGTGGAGGCCTTTTGGCTGGTGATATGAAACTTAGATCCACTTCACGCAAGGAAAATGAAGATGCTAGTTCATCTTCTCACAAGAATGTCAGATCTCCAATTGTTGGAAGGTCTAGGAGGAAAGAATGCATAATTCAAGACAGTAACAACTCAGTACAGGGTGAAGGTCATGATGGTCCTGCGAGTGAGATGATTACTGATCCACCAGCATCAAGCAGTGATGACACATTGAGGAAAGAAGAGGGCATAGATGAAAATGTATGTAAAAAAGAGTTGATTGACAACAGATCCTGGAAACCTTTTGAAAAAAGCCTATTTGAGAAAGGCATGGAGATTTTTGGGAGAAATAG TTGTTTAATTTCTAGGAACCTTTTAAATGGTTTAAAGACTTGTTGGGACGTTTTTCAATATATGACTGGCTCTGAAAATCGGCTGGCCTGCCAAGATGGTGATGCTGCAAATTCTCTTGGTGAAGGATATTCCAAGTTTGACTTCAATGGAGCATTG GGTAATAATGAAGTAAGAAGAAGATCAAGATTTTTACGCAGAAGAGGCAGAGTTCGCCGCTTGAAGTATTCTTGGAAGTCTACTGCTTACCATTCTATTCGGAAACGGATTACTGAGAGAAAAGATCAGCCTTGCCGACAGTATAATCCATGTAGTTGCCGAACTGCTTGTGGAAAGCAGTGCACATGTCTGTTGAATGGCACTTGCTGTGAGAAGTACTGTGG ATGTCCCAAGAGTTGCAAGAACCGATTTAGGGGTTGCCATTGTGCTAAAAGTCAATGTCGAAGTCGTCAATGTCCATGCTTTGCTGCAGACAGGGAATGTGATCCAGATGTTTGTAGGAATTGTTGGGTCAG TTGTGGTGACGGTACTCTTGGGGTTCCTAACCAGAGAGGTGATAATTATGAATGCAGGAATATGAAGCTTCTCCTCAAACAACAACAAAGG GTTTTACTTGGAAGATCTGATGTATCTGGTTGGGGAGCTTTCTTGAAG AATAGTGTTGGCAAGCACGAGTATCTAGGTGAATACACTGGAGAACTGATTTCACACAGGGAAGCAGATAAGCGTGGGAAGATATATGACCGTGAAAATTCATCATTTCTCTTTAACCTGAATGATCAG TTTGTTCTTGATGCTTACCGGAAGGGTGATAAATTGAAGTTTGCCAACCACTCACCAGATCCAAATTGCTATGCAAAG GTCATAATGGTTGCAGGGGATCACCGTGTTGGCATATTTGCAAAAGAACGAATTAGT
- the LOC110630077 gene encoding histone-lysine N-methyltransferase CLF isoform X3, whose protein sequence is MEENKQKLMGVTNHLYMLSKERRSNWINITDSSVDLLTKRQRDALGMHSGIDANNGDKDSHSSQEDGHASTAVLLGSSIPVKNAVRPIKLPEVKRLPPYTTWIFLDRNQRMTEDQSVVGRRRIYYDQNGGEALICSDSEEEIIEDEEEKRDFVDSEDFILRMTAKEVGLSDIVLESLAQCLSRSPSEIKARYEVLTKDETAVWDPKNGDGDAQTVNSFLDKDLEAALDSFDNLFCRRCLVFDCRLHGCSQDLVFPAEKQHQLNHPDEENVSCGPHCYKSVLKLERIDAVNSPECGDLGENSVHPSNGLGTQISSRKKSYAQSARRRVKISQSESASSNAKNVSESSDSEIGPQQDATSPSKSKLAGKVGSCHRNSKRVAERVLSCMRKRQKKTVASDSDSIASGGLLAGDMKLRSTSRKENEDASSSSHKNVRSPIVGRSRRKECIIQDSNNSVQGEGHDGPASEMITDPPASSSDDTLRKEEGIDENVCKKELIDNRSWKPFEKSLFEKGMEIFGRNSCLISRNLLNGLKTCWDVFQYMTGSENRLACQDGDAANSLGEGYSKFDFNGALGNNEVRRRSRFLRRRGRVRRLKYSWKSTAYHSIRKRITERKDQPCRQYNPCSCRTACGKQCTCLLNGTCCEKYCGCPKSCKNRFRGCHCAKSQCRSRQCPCFAADRECDPDVCRNCWVSCGDGTLGVPNQRGDNYECRNMKLLLKQQQRVLLGRSDVSGWGAFLKNSVGKHEYLGEYTGELISHREADKRGKIYDRENSSFLFNLNDQFVLDAYRKGDKLKFANHSPDPNCYAKVIMVAGDHRVGIFAKERISAGEELFYDYRYEPDRAPAWARKPEASGSKKEDGAHTSGRAKKVA, encoded by the exons ATGGAAGAGAATAAACAAAAGTTGATGGGCGTCACAAATCATCTTTATATGTTGtcgaaagaaagaagaagcaaCTGGATTAACATTACTGATAGTAGTGTAGATTTACTGACAAAGAGGCAAAGAGATGCATTGGGTATGCACAGTGGTATTGATGCAAATAATGGAGATAAGGATAGCCACAGTTCTCAAGAAGATGGTCATGCTTCTACCGCAGTTCTTCTAGGGTCCAGTATTCCAGTCAAGAATGCTGTTCGGCCTATTAAGCTCCCAGAAGTGAAGAGATTGCCCCCATATACTACATGGATTTTCTTGGATAG AAACCAAAGAATGACAGAGGATCAATCTGTGGTTGGACGAAGGAGAATATATTATGATCAAAATGGTGGTGAAGCACTTATTTGCAGTGACAGTGAGGAGGAAATAATTGAAGATGAAGAGGAAAAGAGAGATTTTGTAGATTCTGAAGATTTTATTCTTCG CATGACTGCCAAGGAAGTTGGTTTATCTGATATTGTATTGGAATCACTAGCACAATGTCTTTCTAGAAGCCCTTCTGAAATTAAG GCAAGATATGAAGTTCTTACAAAAGATGAGACAGCTGTTTGGGATCCAAAGAATGGAGATGGTGATGCACAAACAGTGAATTCTTTTCTTGATAAGGATCTTGAAGCTGCTTTGGACTCTTTTGACAATCTATTTTGTCGTCGATGTCTT GTCTTCGATTGCAGATTGCATGGATGCTCACAGGATCTTGTGTTTCCT GCTGAGAAACAACATCAATTGAACCATCCAGATGAGGAAAATGTATCATGTGGTCCTCACTGCTACAAATCG GTTTTAAAGTTGGAAAGAATTGATGCTGTAAATTCTCCCGAGTGTGGTGACCTTGGAGAAAATTCTGTTCATCCATCTAATGGATTGgggacacaaatttcctcaaggAAGAAATCTTATGCTCAATCTGCCAGGAGGAGGGTGAAAATCAGCCAAAGTGAAAGTGCTTCGTCGAACGCCAAAAATGTTTCAGAGAGCAGTGACTCAGAAATCGGACCTCAACAGGATGCCACTTCACCTTCCAAGTCTAAGCTAGCTGGAAAAGTTGGGAGTTGTCATAGGAACAGCAAGCGAGTAGCTGAACGTGTTCTAAGTTGCATGCGGAAAAGGCAGAAGAAAACCGTGGCTTCTGATTCTGATTCTATTGCTAGTGGAGGCCTTTTGGCTGGTGATATGAAACTTAGATCCACTTCACGCAAGGAAAATGAAGATGCTAGTTCATCTTCTCACAAGAATGTCAGATCTCCAATTGTTGGAAGGTCTAGGAGGAAAGAATGCATAATTCAAGACAGTAACAACTCAGTACAGGGTGAAGGTCATGATGGTCCTGCGAGTGAGATGATTACTGATCCACCAGCATCAAGCAGTGATGACACATTGAGGAAAGAAGAGGGCATAGATGAAAATGTATGTAAAAAAGAGTTGATTGACAACAGATCCTGGAAACCTTTTGAAAAAAGCCTATTTGAGAAAGGCATGGAGATTTTTGGGAGAAATAG TTGTTTAATTTCTAGGAACCTTTTAAATGGTTTAAAGACTTGTTGGGACGTTTTTCAATATATGACTGGCTCTGAAAATCGGCTGGCCTGCCAAGATGGTGATGCTGCAAATTCTCTTGGTGAAGGATATTCCAAGTTTGACTTCAATGGAGCATTG GGTAATAATGAAGTAAGAAGAAGATCAAGATTTTTACGCAGAAGAGGCAGAGTTCGCCGCTTGAAGTATTCTTGGAAGTCTACTGCTTACCATTCTATTCGGAAACGGATTACTGAGAGAAAAGATCAGCCTTGCCGACAGTATAATCCATGTAGTTGCCGAACTGCTTGTGGAAAGCAGTGCACATGTCTGTTGAATGGCACTTGCTGTGAGAAGTACTGTGG ATGTCCCAAGAGTTGCAAGAACCGATTTAGGGGTTGCCATTGTGCTAAAAGTCAATGTCGAAGTCGTCAATGTCCATGCTTTGCTGCAGACAGGGAATGTGATCCAGATGTTTGTAGGAATTGTTGGGTCAG TTGTGGTGACGGTACTCTTGGGGTTCCTAACCAGAGAGGTGATAATTATGAATGCAGGAATATGAAGCTTCTCCTCAAACAACAACAAAGG GTTTTACTTGGAAGATCTGATGTATCTGGTTGGGGAGCTTTCTTGAAG AATAGTGTTGGCAAGCACGAGTATCTAGGTGAATACACTGGAGAACTGATTTCACACAGGGAAGCAGATAAGCGTGGGAAGATATATGACCGTGAAAATTCATCATTTCTCTTTAACCTGAATGATCAG TTTGTTCTTGATGCTTACCGGAAGGGTGATAAATTGAAGTTTGCCAACCACTCACCAGATCCAAATTGCTATGCAAAG GTCATAATGGTTGCAGGGGATCACCGTGTTGGCATATTTGCAAAAGAACGAATTAGT
- the LOC110630077 gene encoding histone-lysine N-methyltransferase CLF isoform X4, translated as MTAKEVGLSDIVLESLAQCLSRSPSEIKARYEVLTKDETAVWDPKNGDGDAQTVNSFLDKDLEAALDSFDNLFCRRCLVFDCRLHGCSQDLVFPAEKQHQLNHPDEENVSCGPHCYKSVLKLERIDAVNSPECGDLGENSVHPSNGLGTQISSRKKSYAQSARRRVKISQSESASSNAKNVSESSDSEIGPQQDATSPSKSKLAGKVGSCHRNSKRVAERVLSCMRKRQKKTVASDSDSIASGGLLAGDMKLRSTSRKENEDASSSSHKNVRSPIVGRSRRKECIIQDSNNSVQGEGHDGPASEMITDPPASSSDDTLRKEEGIDENVCKKELIDNRSWKPFEKSLFEKGMEIFGRNSCLISRNLLNGLKTCWDVFQYMTGSENRLACQDGDAANSLGEGYSKFDFNGALGNNEVRRRSRFLRRRGRVRRLKYSWKSTAYHSIRKRITERKDQPCRQYNPCSCRTACGKQCTCLLNGTCCEKYCGCPKSCKNRFRGCHCAKSQCRSRQCPCFAADRECDPDVCRNCWVSCGDGTLGVPNQRGDNYECRNMKLLLKQQQRVLLGRSDVSGWGAFLKNSVGKHEYLGEYTGELISHREADKRGKIYDRENSSFLFNLNDQFVLDAYRKGDKLKFANHSPDPNCYAKVIMVAGDHRVGIFAKERISAGEELFYDYRYEPDRAPAWARKPEASGSKKEDGAHTSGRAKKVA; from the exons ATGACTGCCAAGGAAGTTGGTTTATCTGATATTGTATTGGAATCACTAGCACAATGTCTTTCTAGAAGCCCTTCTGAAATTAAG GCAAGATATGAAGTTCTTACAAAAGATGAGACAGCTGTTTGGGATCCAAAGAATGGAGATGGTGATGCACAAACAGTGAATTCTTTTCTTGATAAGGATCTTGAAGCTGCTTTGGACTCTTTTGACAATCTATTTTGTCGTCGATGTCTT GTCTTCGATTGCAGATTGCATGGATGCTCACAGGATCTTGTGTTTCCT GCTGAGAAACAACATCAATTGAACCATCCAGATGAGGAAAATGTATCATGTGGTCCTCACTGCTACAAATCG GTTTTAAAGTTGGAAAGAATTGATGCTGTAAATTCTCCCGAGTGTGGTGACCTTGGAGAAAATTCTGTTCATCCATCTAATGGATTGgggacacaaatttcctcaaggAAGAAATCTTATGCTCAATCTGCCAGGAGGAGGGTGAAAATCAGCCAAAGTGAAAGTGCTTCGTCGAACGCCAAAAATGTTTCAGAGAGCAGTGACTCAGAAATCGGACCTCAACAGGATGCCACTTCACCTTCCAAGTCTAAGCTAGCTGGAAAAGTTGGGAGTTGTCATAGGAACAGCAAGCGAGTAGCTGAACGTGTTCTAAGTTGCATGCGGAAAAGGCAGAAGAAAACCGTGGCTTCTGATTCTGATTCTATTGCTAGTGGAGGCCTTTTGGCTGGTGATATGAAACTTAGATCCACTTCACGCAAGGAAAATGAAGATGCTAGTTCATCTTCTCACAAGAATGTCAGATCTCCAATTGTTGGAAGGTCTAGGAGGAAAGAATGCATAATTCAAGACAGTAACAACTCAGTACAGGGTGAAGGTCATGATGGTCCTGCGAGTGAGATGATTACTGATCCACCAGCATCAAGCAGTGATGACACATTGAGGAAAGAAGAGGGCATAGATGAAAATGTATGTAAAAAAGAGTTGATTGACAACAGATCCTGGAAACCTTTTGAAAAAAGCCTATTTGAGAAAGGCATGGAGATTTTTGGGAGAAATAG TTGTTTAATTTCTAGGAACCTTTTAAATGGTTTAAAGACTTGTTGGGACGTTTTTCAATATATGACTGGCTCTGAAAATCGGCTGGCCTGCCAAGATGGTGATGCTGCAAATTCTCTTGGTGAAGGATATTCCAAGTTTGACTTCAATGGAGCATTG GGTAATAATGAAGTAAGAAGAAGATCAAGATTTTTACGCAGAAGAGGCAGAGTTCGCCGCTTGAAGTATTCTTGGAAGTCTACTGCTTACCATTCTATTCGGAAACGGATTACTGAGAGAAAAGATCAGCCTTGCCGACAGTATAATCCATGTAGTTGCCGAACTGCTTGTGGAAAGCAGTGCACATGTCTGTTGAATGGCACTTGCTGTGAGAAGTACTGTGG ATGTCCCAAGAGTTGCAAGAACCGATTTAGGGGTTGCCATTGTGCTAAAAGTCAATGTCGAAGTCGTCAATGTCCATGCTTTGCTGCAGACAGGGAATGTGATCCAGATGTTTGTAGGAATTGTTGGGTCAG TTGTGGTGACGGTACTCTTGGGGTTCCTAACCAGAGAGGTGATAATTATGAATGCAGGAATATGAAGCTTCTCCTCAAACAACAACAAAGG GTTTTACTTGGAAGATCTGATGTATCTGGTTGGGGAGCTTTCTTGAAG AATAGTGTTGGCAAGCACGAGTATCTAGGTGAATACACTGGAGAACTGATTTCACACAGGGAAGCAGATAAGCGTGGGAAGATATATGACCGTGAAAATTCATCATTTCTCTTTAACCTGAATGATCAG TTTGTTCTTGATGCTTACCGGAAGGGTGATAAATTGAAGTTTGCCAACCACTCACCAGATCCAAATTGCTATGCAAAG GTCATAATGGTTGCAGGGGATCACCGTGTTGGCATATTTGCAAAAGAACGAATTAGT